The Hornefia porci genome contains the following window.
TGATATTAAAGGAATAAGTAAACTTGAAAAATGGCTACAATCAAACGAGGCTGTTGGATATGAAAATCATATTAAGTTTTTAAGGGATTTACAGAAGTTAAGATCTACTGGATCTGGACACAGAAAAGGTAAGGAATATAGTAAGATTTCAAATGCATTTGGCTTATCAGAAAAAAGTAAAATAGATGTATTCGAGGAGGTTCTTCGAAAATCAAATGATTTCCTGAAATATATGAAAACTACGTTTTTAGATTAATTAGAAGCATGATGTAAAGAACAAGTATGGCAAGAATTCTTCGTATATAAATACTTTATATTATGCTTTAAACTAGGGATGGTAACGGTATTCACATCATTCATATAAATCCCAGTTTTGTAAAATAAAAAATTTCATAAAAATGGTTACCAAAGGCGATAGAGAAAAAACTATCGTCTTTTTTTCGCAAATTTTTAAGGAAGGGAGGTGAAGCGATGGACTTTGACTATTTCTATAATAGAGAAGCGGAAAGATTTAATTTCTTAAAAGTACCGGAGATATTGGTTGATGGAGAAGAATTTCGGGGATTATCAGCAGAAGCAATTATCCTCTATTCAATGCTTCTTAAACGGACAGGAATGTCTTTTAAGAATAACTGGATAGACAAGGAAGGCAGGGTATTTATATATTTCACAGTTGAAGAAATTATGAAAAGAAGAAATATCTCAAAGCCGACTGCCATAAAAACATTAGATGAGTTAGATAGTAAAAAAGGAATCGGATTGATTGAACGGGTAAGACTTGGACTTGGCAAACCGAATATCATTTATGTCAAAGATTTTATGAGCGTATTTCAGGTAAAAGAAAATGACTTACAGAAGTTAAAAAATTTTACTTCAGAAGTAAAAGATATTGACCTCAGAAGTAAAGAAAATGAACTTCAGGAAGTTAAAAATCTTGACTGTAACTATATAGAGAATAATAAGAGTAAGTATAGTAAGAGAGAATATAGTTTTAGTGAAAACGGGCTTGGAACATTTCAAAATGTGTTTTTAGCTGCTGAAGATATATCCGATTTACAAATCATAATGAACTCACAGCTTGAGAATTACATTGAAAGACTATCGGCATATATCAAAAGCACCGGAAAGACTTATAAAGACCATAAAGCGACAATCCTTTCTTGGTTCTATAAAGATCAGGGAAGAAGCAAAGAAGTGAAAATATCAAATATCCCTACATGGGAAGAATATGATAAAGGAGAACACCTATGATGAAAGAATTAGAAAAAGTAATGATAGAGGATGTAGAGTATTCTTACGATCCTGAAAAAGAATATATCAAAGACGGACACGCCTTTTGTAAAGTCTGCCATGAAAGAAAAGACGGAAAAGTGATGGCGTTCTTTGATAACAAGATGATATTTAAGATTTCTTGCAAATGCGATAGAGATAGGGAGGCAAGAGAAAAAGAAAGACAAAAGCAGATGGAAATTGAACGATTAAAGAGTAGTTGCTTTAACTCGATTATTCAGTGGTCATACACCTTTGAAAATTATCAGGGAGAAGAAAATCAAAGCCTTATCATTGCTAAAAACTTTGTCAAAGACTATGAGGAGATGAAAAAGGAAAATATCGGGCTTCTCTTTTATGGCTCGGTAGGAAGTGGAAAGACCTATCTTGCCTGCTCCATTGCAAATAGCCTTATTGAACAGTATCGAATAGGTGTTAAAATAAGAAATTTTGCACAGATTATCAATGAGCTGCAAAAGGGAGGATTTGATTTTGATAAGAACGCATATATTGAATCTCTTGTAAATACTTCTGTTCTTATCTTGGATGACTTGGGAATAGAAAGAGATACAAGCTATGCCAAAGAGCAGGTATATAATATTGTCAACAATAGATACTTAAAACAGAAACCGACTATCTTTACGACCAATCTTTCCTACGACACAATCCAAAACTGTAAAGACAGCGTGGAGTATCAAAGAATCTACTCAAGGATTATAGAGATGTGTATTCCTGTTATGGTTGTAGGAGAGGATTTTAGAAAGATTATTCAAAAGGGCAAACTGAATCGTAATAAGGACAGACTGCTGAATGGAGGTGAGAGAACTTGATCAATGAAGAAATAGCAAGAAAAACGCTGAATATGGAAGTTAAAGCTGCTAAAGTAACAGGAAAGCTAATTCTGAACTTATTAAAGAAATTGATGAAAGAAGCAGAAAAATTTGGAGGACTTGAAAAGCTGGTTAATGCTAACGGAAATGAAGTAAAGCTAAAAGATATGGTAAAAAAGGGACAGCTTGAAGAAATTCCGGTTGAAGAAGCGGAGCTTAAGGAACTGAAAAAAGAACTTAATCGGTATGGTGTTAAGTTTTCAGTGATGAAGGATAAGGAAACAGGTAAATATTCAGTATTTTTTCAAGCCAAAGATATGAAAGTGATGGATAAAGCCTTTAAGCACGCATTAGCACAGTCTGAAAAGAAAACGGAAAGGAAAGAATCTATTCACAAGAATATTGAGAAGTTTAAGGAAATGGCTAAGAACTCTGTTTCCAAAGATAAAGTCAAGAATAAACAAAAGGAGCAGAGCCTATGATAGATAAAATATTAAAAGACATCAAAGGCTTATTTAAGGTGCAGGATAAGGCAAAGTTTCTAAAGCAAAACATTCCCTATCTTGCATTTTTCTATTTAGGAAACATCTTTGCCCATCATGTGAGAAGCTATACCGGTGGTGATGTCATAGATAAAGTCTTTCAAGGGATATTGGAGATCAACACGATGAGTTTTCTTCCAAGTATTCATCCGGTGGATATTTTAATGGGCATAGGAGTGGCTGCTTTAATTAAATTTATTGTCTATACCAAAGGTAAAAATGCTAAAAAGTTTAGACAGGGGAAAGAGTATGGCTCAGCAAGATGGGGAAATAAGAAAGATATTGAGCCATACATGGATGAAAAGTTTCAAAACAATATCTTGCTTACCCAGACAGAACGCCTAACTATGAATGGTAGACCGGCTAATCCAAAGTATGCTCGTAACAAAAATGTACTTGTAATCGGTGGATCAGGAAGTGGTAAGACAAGATTTTATGTCAAACCTAACCTTATGCAGATGCACAGTAGCTATTGCGTAACTGATCCAAAAGGAACGATAGTCCTTGAATGTGGCAAGATGCTTGAAGACAATGGATATGAGATTAAAATCTTAAATACCATTAACTTCAAAAAGAGTATGAAATACAATCCTTTTGCCTATATTCGTTCTGAGAAAGATATTCTGAAATTGGTACAGACAATCATTGCAAATACGAAAGGAGAGGGAGAAAAAGCAGGTGAGGATTTTTGGGTGAAAGCCGAAAAACTCTACTACACAGCCCTTATAGGATACATCTTCTATGAAGCTCCAAGAGAAGAAAAGAACTTTGCAACGCTCCTTGATATGATAGACGCTTCCGAAGTCAGAGAAGATGACGAAACCTATATGAATCCGATAGATAGGCTCTTTGAAGCACTTGAAAAGAAAGAACCTACACACTTTGCAGTAAAGCAATACAAAAAATATAAATTGGCTGCGGGAAAAACGGCAAAATCTATTCTTATCTCTTGTGGTGCAAGGCTTGCTCCATTTGATATTAGGGAACTTAGGGACTTGATGAGTGAAGATGAACTTGAGCTTGATACACTCGGAGATAGAAAAACGGCACTCTTTGTTATTATCTCTGATACTGATGATACCTTTAACTTTGTAGTATCCATTATGTACTCACAACTTTTTAATCTCTTATGTGATAAGGCAGATGATGTATATGGCGGACGATTACCTGTCCATGTGAGATGCTTGCTTGATGAATTTGCAAACATCGGCTTAATTCCAAAGTTTGAGAAACTTATAGCAACAATCCGTTCCAGAGAAATATCAGCAAGTATCATACTTCAAGCACAATCTCAGTTAAAGGCAATCTATAAGGATAATGCCGATACAATCGTAGGTAACTGTGATAGTACCTTGTTCCTTGGTGGCAAGGAGAAAACTACACTAAAAGAATTGTCTGAAACACTGGGAAAAGAAACGATAGATTTATATAACACATCGGAAACAAGGTCAAATCAAAAGTCTTTCGGACTTAATTATCAAAAGACAGGTAAGGAACTGATGAGCCAAGATGAGATTACTGTAATGGACGGTGGTAAATGTATTTTTCAGCTTAGAGGTGTAAGACCTTTTCTTTCAGATAAATTCGACATCACAAAGCATAAGAACTATAAGTTCTTAGAAGATTATGACAAGAAGAATGTGTTTGATATTGAAGAATATATAAAGAGAAAAGGCAAGGTTAAGCTTAATAGAAATACGGTAATTACAAGATTGTAAGATTTACTGTTATAATTATATGGTCGAGGGTATATTTGATATAATAGAGCTAGATAAATTTGAATTCATAGGAGGTAACGATGAACAAGATTACTTGTATTTGTTTAGGTGTGAAAGATATGGAAAGGTCAATAAAGTTTTATAGAGATGGTTTAGGATATAAGACTGATTGCAGAGAAAATAATCCGTCAGTATGCTTTTTTGATACTCCGGGAACAAAGTTTGAACTATTTCCTTTGGAACAATTAGCAAAAGATATTGATGAAAATAATCCACCAAAAGGGAATGGATTTTCAGGAATTACATTAGCCTACAATGTTGAACATAAAGAAGATGTAGAGACTGTAATTGCATTAGTAAGAAAAGCAGGTGGAAAAATTGTAAAAGAGCCACAGGAAGTTTTTTGGGGTGGATATCACGCATATTTTTCGGATTTAGATGGATACTATTGGGAAGTTTCATGGGGACCGAATTTTCAATTTGATGAAAATGGATTGCTGAAATTTTGAGGATAAATAGGGAAAGAGTATGCCATAAAGTAAGGAATATTTGATTTGGAAGGAGGTAATCATGGTGAATGAATTTAATGAATTTGTTCGTGAGATTTTTTCCGCAGCAGGTGATATTGTCATAAGATCCATGATGGGCGGATACCTTATATATTTTAACGGTAAGCTAATAGGTGACATTTGCGATAATGAACTATTTTTAAAGAGAACGCCGACATCGGACAAACTTCTTGTAGACTCAGAATTGCGTTATCCGTATGAGGGTTCAAAGACATTGATGTATGCATTCGACAGATTTGAGGATATGGATTTGA
Protein-coding sequences here:
- a CDS encoding replication initiator protein A; translated protein: MDFDYFYNREAERFNFLKVPEILVDGEEFRGLSAEAIILYSMLLKRTGMSFKNNWIDKEGRVFIYFTVEEIMKRRNISKPTAIKTLDELDSKKGIGLIERVRLGLGKPNIIYVKDFMSVFQVKENDLQKLKNFTSEVKDIDLRSKENELQEVKNLDCNYIENNKSKYSKREYSFSENGLGTFQNVFLAAEDISDLQIIMNSQLENYIERLSAYIKSTGKTYKDHKATILSWFYKDQGRSKEVKISNIPTWEEYDKGEHL
- a CDS encoding ATP-binding protein, giving the protein MMKELEKVMIEDVEYSYDPEKEYIKDGHAFCKVCHERKDGKVMAFFDNKMIFKISCKCDRDREAREKERQKQMEIERLKSSCFNSIIQWSYTFENYQGEENQSLIIAKNFVKDYEEMKKENIGLLFYGSVGSGKTYLACSIANSLIEQYRIGVKIRNFAQIINELQKGGFDFDKNAYIESLVNTSVLILDDLGIERDTSYAKEQVYNIVNNRYLKQKPTIFTTNLSYDTIQNCKDSVEYQRIYSRIIEMCIPVMVVGEDFRKIIQKGKLNRNKDRLLNGGERT
- a CDS encoding PcfB family protein, with the protein product MINEEIARKTLNMEVKAAKVTGKLILNLLKKLMKEAEKFGGLEKLVNANGNEVKLKDMVKKGQLEEIPVEEAELKELKKELNRYGVKFSVMKDKETGKYSVFFQAKDMKVMDKAFKHALAQSEKKTERKESIHKNIEKFKEMAKNSVSKDKVKNKQKEQSL
- a CDS encoding VirD4-like conjugal transfer protein, CD1115 family; this encodes MIDKILKDIKGLFKVQDKAKFLKQNIPYLAFFYLGNIFAHHVRSYTGGDVIDKVFQGILEINTMSFLPSIHPVDILMGIGVAALIKFIVYTKGKNAKKFRQGKEYGSARWGNKKDIEPYMDEKFQNNILLTQTERLTMNGRPANPKYARNKNVLVIGGSGSGKTRFYVKPNLMQMHSSYCVTDPKGTIVLECGKMLEDNGYEIKILNTINFKKSMKYNPFAYIRSEKDILKLVQTIIANTKGEGEKAGEDFWVKAEKLYYTALIGYIFYEAPREEKNFATLLDMIDASEVREDDETYMNPIDRLFEALEKKEPTHFAVKQYKKYKLAAGKTAKSILISCGARLAPFDIRELRDLMSEDELELDTLGDRKTALFVIISDTDDTFNFVVSIMYSQLFNLLCDKADDVYGGRLPVHVRCLLDEFANIGLIPKFEKLIATIRSREISASIILQAQSQLKAIYKDNADTIVGNCDSTLFLGGKEKTTLKELSETLGKETIDLYNTSETRSNQKSFGLNYQKTGKELMSQDEITVMDGGKCIFQLRGVRPFLSDKFDITKHKNYKFLEDYDKKNVFDIEEYIKRKGKVKLNRNTVITRL
- a CDS encoding VOC family protein, whose protein sequence is MNKITCICLGVKDMERSIKFYRDGLGYKTDCRENNPSVCFFDTPGTKFELFPLEQLAKDIDENNPPKGNGFSGITLAYNVEHKEDVETVIALVRKAGGKIVKEPQEVFWGGYHAYFSDLDGYYWEVSWGPNFQFDENGLLKF